Proteins co-encoded in one Setaria viridis chromosome 9, Setaria_viridis_v4.0, whole genome shotgun sequence genomic window:
- the LOC117835148 gene encoding uncharacterized protein, translating into MARRRGLCCLASPLRGKTSDADTRRRHSSAACICCIGPHHKPSGGSPDADLSVRLPLTSCCGSGGDVRGGGARTPRTPRTPCTPTARRLCGARSSRTPRRGQVCCFPAPHAAAAESAAASAGVPAAARTPRTPTTPIGRRQQGTCCVRVPAQGSAKLGRRRSWFRSARQAVAQTTPRLRGAGGRAAGSNSAVKVYDARLPEVEAEAAAATTTEEETCSNDEYALLCREGFSREDVAAVTIQAYFRGHLARRAFKALKSLVRLQAVARGAYVRRQAEVAINCMQAMVRLQMRVRARQMLTKPKDGQLLRAS; encoded by the exons ATGGCGAGAAGAAGGGGCCTGTGCTGCCTCGCGTCGCCGCTCCGCGGCAAGACCTCCGACGCCGACACCCGCCGACGCCACAGCAGCGCCGCGTGCATATGCTGCATCGGTCCTCACCACAAGCCGTCCGGCGGCTCTCCCGACGCCGACCTCAGCGTGCGGCTGCCGCTCACCAGCTGCTGCGGCAGCGGTGGGgacgtccgcggcggcggcgcgcgcacgCCACGCACCCCGAGGACGCCGTGCACGCCCACCGCCAGGCGCCTCTGCGGCGCTCGCTCCTCCCGCACCCCGCGCCGCGGGCAGGTCTGCTGCTTCcccgcgccgcacgccgcggcggcagAGTCAGCCGCTGCTTCGGCGGGAgtgcccgccgccgcgaggACCCCGCGAACCCCGACCACGCCTATCGGGCGCCGTCAGCAGGGCACGTGCTGCGTCCGCGTCCCCGCGCAGGGTAGCGCGAAGCTGGGCAGGCGGCGCAGCTGGTTCCGCTCCGCTCGCCAGGCGGTGGCGCAAACCACGCCGCGCCTtcggggcgccggcggccgcgctgcTGGCAGCAACAGCGCGGTCAAAGTCTACGACGCGCGCCTCCCGGAGGTGgaggctgaggcggcggcggcgacgacgacggaggaGGAGACGTGCTCCAACGACGAGTACGCGCTGCTCTGCCGGGAGGGCTTCTCCCGGGAGGACGTGGCCGCGGTCACCATCCAGGCCTACTTCAGAGGACACCTG GCGCGGCGGGCGTTCAAGGCGCTGAAGAGCCTGGTGCGGCTgcaggcggtggcgcggggCGCGTACGTGCGGCGGCAGGCGGAGGTGGCGATCAACTGCATGCAGGCGATGGTGCGGCTGCAGATGCGTGTGCGCGCCAGGCAGATGCTCACCAAGCCCAAGGACGGCCAGCTCCTGCGAGCTAGCTGA